From a single Miscanthus floridulus cultivar M001 chromosome 8, ASM1932011v1, whole genome shotgun sequence genomic region:
- the LOC136473216 gene encoding uncharacterized protein produces the protein MGTLVGHVAPGVGFIVVGLWHLYNHIRLFLLRPGSYVAPVWFPVRGARHLELILVIAGAVASILMELIVGPARHQPFDDDGTVPSDHLHNFEHASISLALLVYAASAILLDRAGRAAPCRDAVSQLAAAAAFAQELMLFHLHSADHVGVEGQYHLLLQGVVAVTLATTVLGVAAPRSFAVSLVRSASLVLQGVWFVAMGVMLWTPALLPKGCVLSHEDGHDVARCRDEGGALARAKSLVNLQFSWYLSATVVLVVALCLRMCSLYKEEPRYVPLVRGNDHGEDDDDGDGEENVVEAAKGGSGRVLGEARPMEISRP, from the coding sequence ATGGGCACGCTCGTCGGCCACGTCGCACCGGGCGTGGGCTTCATCGTCGTCGGCCTATGGCACCTCTACAACCACATCAGGCTCTTCCTGCTGCGTCCCGGCTCCTACGTCGCGCCCGTCTGGTTCCCCGTGCGCGGCGCGCGCCACCTGGAGCTCATTCTCGTCATCGCCGGCGCCGTCGCGTCCATCCTCATGGAGCTCATCGTCGGCCCAGCGAGGCACCAGCCGTTCGACGACGACGGCACGGTGCCCTCGGACCACCTCCACAACTTCGAGCACGCGTCCATCTCGCTCGCGCTGCTCGTCTACGCCGCGTCCGCCATCCTCCTCGACCGCGCCGGCCGGGCGGCGCCGTGCCGGGACGCGGTGTCCCAgcttgccgccgccgcggcgttcGCGCAGGAGCTGATGCTGTTCCACCTCCACTCGGCGGACCACGTGGGCGTGGAGGGCCAGTACCACCTCCTCCTGCAGGGCGTCGTCGCCGTCACGCTCGCCACGACGGTCCTCGGCGTCGCGGCGCCCCGGAGCTTCGCGGTGAGCCTGGTGCGGTCAGCGAGCCTGGTGCTCCAGGGCGTCTGGTTCGTGGCCATGGGTGTCATGCTGTGGACGCCCGCGCTCCTGCCCAAGGGATGCGTCCTGAGCCACGAGGACGGGCACGACGTCGCGCGGTGCCGCGATGAAGGCGGCGCGCTCGCCCGCGCCAAATCGCTCGTCAACCTGCAGTTCAGCTGGTACCTGTCCGCCACCGTCGTGCTCGTGGTCGCGCTCTGCCTCCGGATGTGCAGCCTCTACAAGGAGGAGCCGCGGTACGTGCCGCTGGTTAGGGGAAACGACCatggagaagatgatgatgatggtgacggCGAAGAAAACGTCGTCGAGGCAGCGAAAGGCGGCTCAGGGCGTGTGCTCGGCGAAGCGAGGCCGATGGAGATATCACGGCCATAA